Below is a genomic region from Flavobacteriales bacterium.
TGTTCCAATAGATGAGACCGATGTTGTTGAGTGCTCCGCCTTCGGTCTGTAAGTTTCCCCGTTTTCTGGCCTGGTTCAACGCCAGATTGTACCAGTAAAGTGCAGAGTCTGGAATGGACTTTACGTCATAGGCCACGCCAATGCGATTGTACAGCGTTCCGAGGAATTTCTCTTTCTCGTGCGCCTTGGCCCAATCAAGCCCTCGGTTGCCGAAATAAATAGCCGAATCGGGCTGGTTGAACACGTACACCCATATCAGGTCGTTGCACAGCGAATCGCTGAACCCGGAAGAGCTGAGTACGTGGAGCAGGCTGTCCTTTTTCGATTGCCCGTACACCATGGACGGCAACAGAAAAGCGAGCAGCACAAGCGTGCGCAAAATGCGGATCATGCAAATCATAATGTGGGGTTTGAGGTTGATCTGCACCCGTAAAGGAAAGCAATCCTTAAGAATTCCGAACCTACAACGGAATGTTCCCGTGTTTTTTCCGCGGAAGCGTCCGTGCTTTATTCTTCAGCATGGAGAACGCCTTGATCAGCTTTTCACGGGTTTCTGATGGAATGATCACTTCATCCACGTAGCCGCGTTCGGCCGCACGGTATGGATTGGCAAAATGCTCCAGATACTCCTGCTCCCTTTCCTTGAGTTTCGTTTCCGGGTCATCAGCCGCCTGTATTTCATGGCGGAAGATGATCTCCGCAGCACCTTTCGCGCCCATCACCGCAATTTCGGCCGTAGGCCAAGCATAGTTCATATCCGCACCAATGTGCTTGCTGTTCATTACATCGTAAGCACCACCATACGCTTTTCGCGTGATGACGGTAATGCGCGGAACCGTGGCTTCGCTGAACGCGTAAAGCAGTTTGGCCCCGTTGGAGATGATGCCGTTCCACTCCTGATCGGTTCCTGGAAGGAAGCCTGGAACATCTTCAAACACCAAAAGCGGAATATTGAAACAATCGCAGAAACGCACAAAACGCCCACCTTTCTGCGAAGCATGAATATCCAACACACCCGCCAGAACGGCCGGTTGATTGGCCACAATGCCGATGCTCTTCCCTGCCAATCGGGCAAAGCCTACCACAATGTTCTCGGCAAAATCCTTGTGAACCTCCAAGAACGAGCCTTCATCCACCACACCAGCGATCACCTCTTTGATGTCGTAGGGCTGGTTCGGGTTTTCAGGAACAATATCATCAAGTGCAGGTCTCGACTCTTCGCTCGCTTTGTATGGCAGCTGTGGCGATTCCTCTTCGCAGTTCTGCGGCATGTAACTGAGCAACTTCTTGATGTGTTCGATGCAGGCAAGGTCGTTGCCGCACGAGAAATGCGTAACACCCGATTTGGCGGAATGCGCACTCGCTCCGCCCAGTTCCTCCGAGGTAACTTCTTCGTGTGTCACTGTTTTTACCACGTGCGGACCTGTTACGAACATGTAGCTCGAATTCTCCACCATCATTACAAAATCGGTGAGGGCAGGAGAATACACCGCGCCACCTGCGCAAGGCCCCATAATGGCCGAGATCTGTGGAATGACGCCAGAGGCCAACGTGTTGCGATAGAATATATCCGCGTAGCCGCCCAACGAGACCACGCCTTCCTGAATCCGTGCTCCACCAGAGTCATTCAGGCCGATGACGGGCGCACCATTTTCCATGGCCAGATCCATGATGCGGACGATCTTCTTGGCGTGCATTTCGGCCAGGGAACCACCGAAAACCGTGAAATCCTGCGCGAAAACATACACCAGTCGTCCGTTGATGGTTCCGTAACCCGTGATGACGCCATCGCCCAAGAACTTCTGTCTGTCCAGCCCGAACTCTTGCGAACGGTGCGTGACGAACATGCCGATCTCCTCAAAACTGCCTTCATCCATCAACAGCGCAATGCGCTCACGGGCGGTCAACTTGCCTTTGGCATGTTGCGATTCGATGCGTTTCTCACCACCGCCCAGTTGGGCCAGTTCCTGTTTCTCCTTCAGTTCTTTGATGCGTTCTTTCATCTTGCGTTGATTGTAAAGCCGTCAACTTTTTAAAAGTTGACGGCTTTATTAAAATGCACTTTTGAATTGGTCGAGGAAGCGTTTGTCGTTCTCGAAGAACAACCGCAGATCCTTTACTTGGTATTTGAGCATGGCTGTACGCTCAATGCCCATTCCGAAAGCAAACCCGGAATATTCCTCCGGGTCGATGCCGCATGATCTCAGCACGTTCGGGTCCACCATGCCGCAACCCAAAACTTCCAGCCAACCGGTTCCTTTGGTAATGCGATGGTCGGCCTCCGTTTCCAGTCCCCAGTAAACATCCATTTCGGCACTTGGTTCCGTAAACGGGAAGTATGATGGCCGCAAGCGGATTTTTGTTTCGGGGCCGTAGAATTCGCGTGCAAAGTAGAGCAGCGTGTCTTTCATATCCGCAAACGAAACGTTCTTATCAATGTAAAGACCCTCAATTTGATGGAAGATACAATGCGCCCGTGCCGAGATGGCCTCATTTCGGAAAACCCTTCCGGGAGAAATTGTCCTTATTGGTGGTTTCTGACCTTCCATTACACGCACCTGTACCGAAGAAGTGTGCGTGCGCAATGCGAAGTCAGGGTCTTTGGCCACAAAGAACGTGTCCTGCATATCACGTGCGGGATGTTCTGGAGGGAAGTTCAACGCAGAGAAATTATGCCAATCATCCTCGATCTCAGGCCCTTCCGAAACGGTGAATCCGATGCGTTCGAAAATGCCCACTACCTCTCTACGGACCATATTCACAGGATGCCGCGTTCCCATTTCCATCGGGAATGGCGGAACGGTCAGATCCACATCGTCAGAAACCCGTTTTGAATTTGATTTCAGTTCTGCCTGAAGTTCCTTGAATTTGGCCTCAGCCAGATTTTTCAGCTCGTTCAGCTTCTGCCCGAACGCCTTTTTCTGCTCGTTCGGAACGTCTCGAAATGCAGTGAAAAGCTGTGGGATGATTCCCTTCTTGGAAAGGAACTGCAAGCGGAAATTCTCCAGATCGTCTGTGCTGGCAATAACCAGTTCCCGGATCTGTTTCTCGTACTCTTCGAGTTTCTTAAGCATGGCCCAAAAGTAAAACAGGCCGCTGAATTGGCGGCCTGCTTCATTGGATGTTCTATAAATGGTTACTCGCTGATCACGGTCACCTTCATGATGATGTCCTCTACCGGGCGGTCTCCCTGACCCATTAACTCAGGATGGCTGGCGTAAAGTGCCTGTAGCTCTTCTTGCGACAACGATTTCAATGTCTTCACAGCAGCGATCTTATCAACCACGTCCAATCCTTCGATCACCTCTCCGAAAACGGTGTATTGCATGTCAAGATGAGGAGCTCCGCCAACTTCAGCATAAGTTTTGCGTTGCTCATCTGTGTAGGTAATACCCATTCGCTGCTCCATGGACTTGATCATGTCCTCTGAAAATGATCTTCCGTGAACGATGTAGAATTGAGACCCAGATGATTTTCGTTCGGGGTTGATGTTGTCGCCTGTTCTCGCGGCAGCCAAAGCCCCTTTTTTATGAATGAACTTCGGGTTGATCTCGGCAGGTATCAACGGTCGGTTGTCAATTGTGCCCAAGTTGGCATTACCACCCCCCTGAATCATGAATCGATCGATGATGCGATGGAATACCGAGCCATTGTACTTTCCCGAACGGGCCAACTCCAAAAAGTTGTCGCGGTGCAATGGTGTTTCGTTGTAGAGCTTCAGTTTTATATCTCCGTAAGTGGTGCTGATGAGCACAATGGGCTCTTTCTTCTGCTTCTGCGCGAAAGCGCCAACACTCAATAGTGCAACAGAAAGCGTTAAGATCAATTGTTTCATAGTGTTACTCTGGTCTTTTGTTTGTACATTTATGTTTCGGCTGCTAAAAGGCCGTTAAGCGAACGCAAGGCTAACCAAAAAACATTCCAGATGAATACGAAGTTTTCAAGATCGGGTTTCCTTTTTCTACTATTTGTAACGGCAGTAGGTCTATTCTCGTGCGGAAAGCAGAAAACGGCATCCACCACCATCAATGTGGTGGAAGAATATACGGCAACTCAGGGAACCGTGCACAGAACCCGACCGATAGAAGGTGCGGAGGTGAGAATCTATGCCAACCCACCTTCTCAAGTGGATGAAATTTTGGTTTCGGACGCACAGGGCGTGGTCAATTTCACTTACGAGTACGATGCTGTTCTGCTGTGCGATGTATCGTACGAAGGACGGGTGTCCAATGGCAATCCAGTACAATTGGAGCAAGGGAAGACCACTACAAAAACGATTGTTCTTCCTCAGTAAACAGTATTCGGTTAATTTTACGGTTGAAATTGAATACAATGAAACACGCTAAACTTTTACTGCCGCTTATCCTATTGGGTCTGCTCATAGGTTCATCTTCGTGCAAAAAGAACAGAGATGCCAAAGGAATTGTAACGGTGTTGAAGGACTCTGTGAATTTTATCACGGGAGATACGGTGCAGGTGCCGGTGGTGCTGGCCTCCGTACGTTTTTACTCGGAGCAGATCGGGTCGAAGATCGATACGATCATCCTTTCGGGAACAGATGGCAAATCCACCTTTGTTTGGTTCGAGGATGTCATCATCAAGTATGATGTGACCACCTCGCTGGGCAATGCCGATCTTGATAATTACATTATCCTGAAACAGGGAGAAACGGAAGAAAAGACCGTGACCTTCCCTCTCTGATCAGTTCGGCATATCCATTTGTCGGAAATAATCTATCAAAGCCTCTTTCATTAAGAGGCTTTGTTGCGTTGGGTTGAGCCGTGGCAGCTTGGCCAATTCCTTGTAATGCGGCCAGCCGTCCTCATCCATACCTAAATACTCGTAATAGCCGTATTGCATCAGCAGGCGGCAGATGGCAATGTGCATCAGGTCGGTCTTCTCCTGTTTCTTGAAGACGCGATAACCCTGCCCCAGTTCCTGCACGCCTACCAGAAAGATCACCGCGTCAAGGTCAAGCCCATTACCAAAGCGTTCTTCCAAGCGTGTAACCAGTTCGCGCCAATCGCGTTGTATATCAAGGTCATTCATGGCACAAAGTTAGTTAGGGATGCCTCGTATGTTCAAAAAACTATTTTTGCCGAGAGTATGGGGAGGGTTTTAAGGTATTGGATGTTGGCGCTTCTTTTAGCTGCGTCATATTTTGGCTCGGCCACAGATCTCAACAGGCTTGATTCGAAAGACAAGACTGCGGATGACCAGGCAACGATCGATGTTGTATTTGTGATTGACATAAGTGGAAGCACGGGCGGAATCCTTGCATCTGTAAGAAGTAAGTTCTGGGAGATCCAGAACGAGGTGTCACGGCTCGACCCGACACCGAACTACCGCATCGGCATCGTGTGCATGGGCCGCCCCAGTTTCAAGAAGGAGAACAACTATGTCAGCATCATTTCCGACCTCACAGATGATATTGACGCGGCCGCATATCCGTTCTTTCAGATCAAAGATGTAACGGCTCCCGGAAACTACTTCATGGGACACGCGTTGGATGTGGCCATCAACGACATCTCGTGGTCGCAGCATCCCAATTCTGCACGGATGCTGTTCTTGGCCGGCAACGGAAAACCATCGGCCGGGCCGGGTTACAAAAAGGCCGTTCAGGACGCAAAAGACAAGGGCATTGTCATTCATTCCCTATATTTTCTCACCTATTCCAACCAGACCGAACAGGCCGAGTGGAAGTCCATTGCTGAATCAACCGGAGGCGATTTCAACATCATCGGGCTGAAAGAACCCGCCATCGTTCTGGAAAAACCATACGATGGTGCCATGCTTCGCGAAGCAAGCAATATGATCAACACCACCTATGTGTATTATGGGAAGAATGGCCTGGCGCGATATGAGATGCAGGCCGATCTGGATGTAGAAGCGGAGTTGCAGGGAGAGAATCAGGTAGAGGCGCGCACGTTTTTCAAGGCCACGCAACTGTATCAGGGAAAAAATGCGTCTTGGGATCTCATCGATTACATGAACACCGGGGGCGACATCATGAAAGTGAGCATGAAAACCGTGGATGAATCGTTATCGGCCATGACGGATGATGAATACAAAATGCACTTGGCCGAAGTGAACTACGAACGGAAGGAATACATTTCCATCATCAAAATGCTCAGTACACAGCGCGAGGCATTCTTAGAGGAAAAGCGCGAAAAGATGCAGAACTACCGTTTCGGTAAAACATTCTTTGGTGTGGTGAACCGCACAATTGTAAAGACCGCAGAGCGTTACGGTCATACATTATCGTACTGATGAGTTGGCTTGACATTGCATTGGCAATTCCATTGTTCTGGGGACTTTACAAAGGGCTCACCAGCGGCCTCATCATGGAGGTTGCACGGCTTGTTGCACTTATTGCGGGAGTTTATCTCGCAGTTCGTTTTGCACAGGAACTTTCGGAGTATCTCTACAAGAACACGGATCTGACCAACGAATTCCTTCCGATCATCTCTTTCGCCATCATCTTTATCGGGGTGGTGCTGTTGGTACACATGTTTGCCAAGGCTATTGAAGGATTGGCAAAAGCGGTTGCGTTGGGATGGGCAAACAAAGCCGCAGGGGCGGCATTCGGAATATTCAGAATGGCCTTTATCCTGAGCATCTTCATCATGATGCTTACGCGGTTTGAGCTGCTGGATAAGTTCAATCGGGGCGAAACGGCCGAAAAGTCATTTCTCTATTCACCGGTAACGCAATTGGCACCGTTCATTCTTCCTGTTCTGGAGGACATTGACAAGGATTCC
It encodes:
- the pheS gene encoding phenylalanine--tRNA ligase subunit alpha, which codes for MLKKLEEYEKQIRELVIASTDDLENFRLQFLSKKGIIPQLFTAFRDVPNEQKKAFGQKLNELKNLAEAKFKELQAELKSNSKRVSDDVDLTVPPFPMEMGTRHPVNMVRREVVGIFERIGFTVSEGPEIEDDWHNFSALNFPPEHPARDMQDTFFVAKDPDFALRTHTSSVQVRVMEGQKPPIRTISPGRVFRNEAISARAHCIFHQIEGLYIDKNVSFADMKDTLLYFAREFYGPETKIRLRPSYFPFTEPSAEMDVYWGLETEADHRITKGTGWLEVLGCGMVDPNVLRSCGIDPEEYSGFAFGMGIERTAMLKYQVKDLRLFFENDKRFLDQFKSAF
- a CDS encoding peptidylprolyl isomerase gives rise to the protein MKQLILTLSVALLSVGAFAQKQKKEPIVLISTTYGDIKLKLYNETPLHRDNFLELARSGKYNGSVFHRIIDRFMIQGGGNANLGTIDNRPLIPAEINPKFIHKKGALAAARTGDNINPERKSSGSQFYIVHGRSFSEDMIKSMEQRMGITYTDEQRKTYAEVGGAPHLDMQYTVFGEVIEGLDVVDKIAAVKTLKSLSQEELQALYASHPELMGQGDRPVEDIIMKVTVISE
- a CDS encoding VWA domain-containing protein, with translation MGRVLRYWMLALLLAASYFGSATDLNRLDSKDKTADDQATIDVVFVIDISGSTGGILASVRSKFWEIQNEVSRLDPTPNYRIGIVCMGRPSFKKENNYVSIISDLTDDIDAAAYPFFQIKDVTAPGNYFMGHALDVAINDISWSQHPNSARMLFLAGNGKPSAGPGYKKAVQDAKDKGIVIHSLYFLTYSNQTEQAEWKSIAESTGGDFNIIGLKEPAIVLEKPYDGAMLREASNMINTTYVYYGKNGLARYEMQADLDVEAELQGENQVEARTFFKATQLYQGKNASWDLIDYMNTGGDIMKVSMKTVDESLSAMTDDEYKMHLAEVNYERKEYISIIKMLSTQREAFLEEKREKMQNYRFGKTFFGVVNRTIVKTAERYGHTLSY
- a CDS encoding methylmalonyl-CoA carboxyltransferase is translated as MKERIKELKEKQELAQLGGGEKRIESQHAKGKLTARERIALLMDEGSFEEIGMFVTHRSQEFGLDRQKFLGDGVITGYGTINGRLVYVFAQDFTVFGGSLAEMHAKKIVRIMDLAMENGAPVIGLNDSGGARIQEGVVSLGGYADIFYRNTLASGVIPQISAIMGPCAGGAVYSPALTDFVMMVENSSYMFVTGPHVVKTVTHEEVTSEELGGASAHSAKSGVTHFSCGNDLACIEHIKKLLSYMPQNCEEESPQLPYKASEESRPALDDIVPENPNQPYDIKEVIAGVVDEGSFLEVHKDFAENIVVGFARLAGKSIGIVANQPAVLAGVLDIHASQKGGRFVRFCDCFNIPLLVFEDVPGFLPGTDQEWNGIISNGAKLLYAFSEATVPRITVITRKAYGGAYDVMNSKHIGADMNYAWPTAEIAVMGAKGAAEIIFRHEIQAADDPETKLKEREQEYLEHFANPYRAAERGYVDEVIIPSETREKLIKAFSMLKNKARTLPRKKHGNIPL